In Natrinema amylolyticum, the following are encoded in one genomic region:
- a CDS encoding heavy metal translocating P-type ATPase, whose translation MGTAQDQFAVGGMSCSFCAESIRKAYDRTDGVDDVDVSLAHEEVRVRYDDGAVSEVELKDTLRDLGYTIRDPDKRERFREQQNELESGKRRLALAGGASVVTAALMLWMIVVRGRFESASLAMDLATLGLALGTMFGPGRYILEKATQSLRRGIFNQHVLLEAGAFAGLLGGVLGLTIFPDFPTVHFFAVSVFVTTYHVLSEYTSLLVRTRASQAVQDLLDLRPDTARRVADDGTVDEVAVDDLAVGDRVRIKPGESVPVDGVVLEGRSAVDESVATGESIPEEKRPGDEVIGGSVTQTGTLLVEATATGSDAFLNRVAREIEAARATKPGIVRLADRVLRYFVPGVLLIAGLSFLFWLVVPAVWLGGPFGTEPNVRRGAFAALAVLVLGYPCALGMATPLALIRGGGAAANRGVLLRSADAFQILPDIDRVVLDKTGTITVGEPSVAEIVSLATETDEADVLAAAATAEAFSEHPLANAVLGRADERGVRYDDPETFDSVTGKGVRASVDGADVLVGKPDWLAAEGIDVSGAAEEVEHLQSRGLTVSGVTRAGELIGLVGIGDEIKADAAATVRRLRAADITPVMITGDDERTAEAVADDVGIERVMADILPDEKRDEIGRLQESGHRVAMVGDGINDAPALTQADVGTAIGAGTDIAIESADVVLVGERLGGVMDAYEIGRESYRKTRQNLLGAFAFNGVGVAAATTGLVHPVFAMIAMVLSVSVVLANSFAGQLLSGEGVNAAFAVREDRSAERSTDESSTAATIPARDREK comes from the coding sequence ATGGGGACCGCACAGGACCAGTTCGCCGTCGGCGGGATGAGCTGTTCGTTCTGCGCCGAGAGCATCCGGAAGGCGTACGACCGCACGGACGGCGTCGATGACGTCGACGTGAGCCTCGCCCACGAGGAGGTCCGCGTCCGGTACGACGACGGGGCGGTGAGCGAGGTCGAGTTGAAGGACACGCTGCGGGACCTCGGCTATACGATCCGCGATCCGGACAAACGAGAGCGGTTCCGAGAACAGCAGAACGAACTCGAGTCGGGCAAACGCAGACTCGCCCTCGCCGGCGGTGCGTCCGTCGTCACCGCCGCGCTGATGCTCTGGATGATCGTCGTGCGGGGCCGGTTCGAGTCGGCGTCGCTCGCGATGGATCTCGCGACGCTGGGCCTCGCGCTGGGGACGATGTTCGGCCCGGGACGATACATCCTCGAGAAGGCAACCCAGAGCCTTCGTCGCGGTATCTTCAATCAGCACGTCCTGCTCGAGGCCGGCGCGTTCGCCGGGCTGCTCGGCGGCGTCCTCGGACTGACGATCTTCCCCGACTTTCCGACGGTCCACTTCTTCGCCGTCTCGGTTTTCGTCACGACCTACCACGTCCTCTCGGAGTACACCAGCCTGCTCGTCCGCACCCGCGCGTCGCAGGCGGTACAGGACCTGCTCGATCTCCGGCCGGACACCGCTCGCCGCGTCGCGGACGACGGCACCGTCGATGAGGTCGCGGTCGACGACCTTGCGGTGGGCGACCGCGTTCGGATCAAGCCCGGCGAGAGCGTCCCCGTCGACGGCGTCGTCCTCGAGGGCCGGTCGGCCGTCGACGAGTCGGTGGCGACCGGCGAGTCGATCCCCGAGGAGAAGCGGCCGGGGGACGAGGTAATCGGCGGGAGCGTCACCCAGACCGGCACGCTCCTCGTCGAGGCGACCGCGACCGGCTCCGACGCGTTCCTGAACCGGGTCGCCCGCGAGATCGAGGCGGCCCGCGCGACGAAGCCCGGCATCGTCCGGCTCGCCGACCGCGTCCTTCGGTACTTCGTCCCCGGTGTCCTCCTGATCGCCGGGCTCTCGTTCCTGTTTTGGCTGGTCGTCCCCGCCGTCTGGCTGGGCGGCCCGTTCGGAACGGAACCGAACGTCCGGCGGGGTGCGTTCGCCGCGCTGGCGGTCCTCGTGCTCGGCTACCCCTGCGCGCTCGGAATGGCAACTCCGCTGGCGCTCATCCGTGGCGGCGGGGCGGCCGCGAATCGGGGCGTCCTGTTGCGGTCGGCCGACGCATTCCAGATCCTCCCCGACATCGATCGCGTCGTCCTCGACAAGACCGGGACCATCACGGTCGGCGAACCGTCGGTCGCCGAGATCGTCTCGCTCGCGACCGAGACCGACGAGGCGGACGTCCTCGCCGCGGCGGCGACCGCCGAGGCGTTCAGCGAACACCCGCTCGCGAACGCCGTGCTCGGGCGCGCAGACGAGCGCGGAGTCCGGTACGACGACCCCGAAACGTTCGACTCGGTGACCGGCAAAGGAGTCCGCGCCTCGGTCGACGGCGCGGACGTTCTGGTCGGAAAGCCCGACTGGCTCGCAGCCGAGGGGATCGACGTTTCCGGAGCGGCCGAGGAGGTCGAGCACCTCCAGAGTCGGGGGCTCACGGTGTCCGGAGTCACGCGCGCCGGCGAGCTGATCGGTCTGGTGGGTATCGGCGACGAGATCAAAGCGGACGCCGCGGCGACCGTCCGACGGCTGCGTGCGGCGGACATCACGCCCGTGATGATCACCGGCGACGACGAACGGACGGCCGAAGCGGTCGCCGACGACGTCGGTATCGAGCGCGTGATGGCCGACATTCTCCCCGACGAGAAACGCGACGAGATCGGTCGTCTCCAGGAGTCGGGCCACCGCGTGGCGATGGTCGGCGACGGGATCAACGACGCGCCGGCGCTCACGCAGGCCGACGTCGGGACCGCGATCGGTGCCGGAACCGACATCGCGATCGAATCGGCCGACGTCGTCCTCGTCGGCGAGCGCCTCGGTGGGGTGATGGACGCCTACGAGATCGGCCGAGAGAGCTACCGGAAGACGCGACAGAACCTCCTCGGAGCGTTCGCGTTCAACGGCGTCGGCGTCGCCGCGGCGACGACCGGACTCGTCCACCCGGTGTTCGCGATGATCGCGATGGTCCTGTCGGTCTCGGTCGTCCTCGCGAACAGCTTCGCCGGGCAGTTGCTCTCGGGAGAGGGAGTCAACGCGGCATTCGCCGTCCGCGAGGACCGATCGGCGGAGCGATCGACTGACGAGTCTTCGACAGCGGCGACGATCCCGGCGAGGGACCGCGAGAAGTGA
- a CDS encoding heavy-metal-associated domain-containing protein — protein sequence MSTRAPLAAVVGGTVFWLERHFSGMERQTISVSGMSCDGCERTVESALTNLESVSRVEADHENETVEVVVDEGVTEDDLHAAVREAGYEVPGTA from the coding sequence GTGAGCACGAGGGCACCGCTCGCGGCCGTCGTCGGCGGAACCGTCTTTTGGCTCGAGCGCCACTTCTCCGGCATGGAACGACAGACGATTTCCGTCAGCGGCATGTCCTGTGACGGCTGCGAACGTACCGTCGAGAGCGCTCTGACGAATCTCGAGTCGGTCTCTCGAGTCGAGGCCGATCACGAAAACGAGACCGTCGAGGTCGTCGTCGACGAGGGCGTCACGGAGGACGACCTCCACGCGGCCGTTCGGGAGGCCGGCTACGAAGTCCCCGGCACCGCGTGA
- a CDS encoding SDR family NAD(P)-dependent oxidoreductase: MAHTAVIAGVGPGLGESLARKFVDEGCRVGLFARSADYLEELASDLGDDALAVPTDITDPEAVEAGFRAVRDAFGPVDVLINHASGGSWKGIREISPDEFERAWRTSAYGALLCSREAVDDMLDDGGTIIFTGATSAVRGRDGALGFSAAKFAVRGMAESMARELGPEGVHVAHVVIDGQIETPQVRESQPDRDEDEYLDPDAIADSYWHLVTQDRSAWTLELDVRPHVEEF; this comes from the coding sequence ATGGCGCACACAGCCGTGATCGCCGGCGTCGGTCCCGGTCTCGGAGAATCGCTCGCGCGGAAATTCGTCGACGAAGGCTGTCGGGTCGGGCTGTTCGCCCGCTCGGCGGACTACCTCGAGGAACTGGCGTCCGATCTGGGCGACGACGCGCTCGCCGTTCCGACCGACATCACGGATCCCGAGGCGGTCGAGGCGGGCTTCCGGGCGGTTCGCGACGCGTTCGGCCCCGTCGACGTCCTGATCAATCACGCGAGCGGCGGTTCGTGGAAGGGGATCCGAGAAATCTCTCCCGACGAGTTCGAACGGGCGTGGCGGACGTCGGCCTACGGGGCCCTGCTGTGCTCACGGGAGGCCGTCGACGACATGCTGGACGACGGCGGGACGATCATCTTCACCGGCGCGACGTCGGCGGTCCGCGGCCGCGATGGCGCGCTCGGATTCAGCGCGGCCAAGTTCGCGGTTCGGGGGATGGCCGAGTCCATGGCTCGCGAACTCGGTCCCGAGGGCGTTCACGTGGCTCACGTCGTGATCGACGGCCAGATCGAGACGCCTCAGGTCCGAGAGTCGCAGCCCGATCGGGACGAGGACGAATACCTCGACCCGGACGCGATCGCCGACTCCTACTGGCACCTCGTCACCCAGGACCGGTCGGCGTGGACGCTCGAACTCGACGTGCGACCGCACGTCGAGGAGTTCTGA
- a CDS encoding methylglyoxal synthase, whose product MTRVALIAHDEKKPDLIDFARTHESQLRAYELIATGTTGRRLMDETDLEVERKESGPLGGDLMIGSEVAEEKLDGVVFLRDPLRAQPHEPDISALLRICDVHDTALATNLASAEFLIEGLAE is encoded by the coding sequence ATGACACGCGTCGCGCTGATCGCCCACGACGAGAAGAAGCCGGACCTCATCGACTTCGCACGGACCCACGAGTCGCAACTCCGAGCGTACGAACTGATCGCGACCGGAACCACGGGACGGCGACTGATGGACGAGACCGACCTCGAGGTAGAGCGCAAGGAATCGGGACCGCTCGGCGGCGACCTGATGATCGGCTCGGAGGTCGCGGAGGAGAAACTCGACGGCGTCGTCTTCCTTCGGGATCCGCTGCGAGCCCAGCCCCACGAGCCCGACATCTCGGCGCTGCTCCGGATCTGTGACGTCCACGACACGGCGCTCGCGACGAACCTCGCCTCCGCGGAGTTCCTCATCGAGGGACTGGCAGAGTAG
- a CDS encoding cation:proton antiporter regulatory subunit, translating to MTVYESDLPGVGKKFEVELDNGERLVIVTHNTGKREVYLKPDADADSEKLFEASDRLARKIGTILEGAYFQPVQAEQVETMLSEDTYLEWYGVAEGAEVAGQSLAEANVRDRTGVSIVAIQRGEELISPPTPETVLAVGDTLVVIGDREDCAQFEELLGAGLDE from the coding sequence ATGACAGTCTACGAGAGCGACCTCCCCGGCGTCGGGAAGAAATTCGAGGTCGAACTCGATAACGGCGAGCGGCTCGTCATCGTGACGCACAATACGGGAAAACGAGAGGTCTATCTGAAGCCGGATGCGGACGCCGACAGCGAGAAACTGTTCGAGGCGTCCGACCGGCTCGCACGAAAGATCGGGACGATCCTCGAGGGGGCGTACTTCCAGCCGGTTCAGGCCGAACAGGTAGAGACGATGCTCTCCGAGGACACCTACCTCGAGTGGTACGGCGTCGCCGAGGGGGCCGAAGTCGCCGGCCAGAGCCTCGCCGAGGCGAACGTCCGCGATCGGACTGGCGTCTCCATCGTCGCCATCCAGCGCGGCGAGGAGTTGATCTCGCCGCCGACGCCGGAGACGGTCCTCGCGGTCGGCGACACGCTGGTCGTCATCGGCGACCGCGAGGACTGCGCCCAGTTCGAGGAACTGCTCGGAGCCGGTCTCGACGAGTGA
- a CDS encoding cation:proton antiporter, with protein sequence MATETALVDVGILFAAVALAGVCSSRIDQSVIPFYIITGVLLGSNVLGELPALAGSEVGIGAVTVTVPDVTIGGVDVLAALGGFALGETDFIVVSAEIGIVLLLFFLGLEFNLDRLLASKDRIGKAGSVDLAINFGIGLLFGYLVFGGLLAAFLTAGIVYISSSAIITKSLIDLGWIANNESEPMLGTLVYEDLFIAVYLAIASALILGGGDIGEAAGQIGVAVGVILALLALVTFGTDFFQRFLDVDTNEFMVVRALGVTILVAGAALALGVSEAVAAFFVGMAFASTDHAHDLERLLEPLRDAFAAIFFFWIGLVTDPGLFTLSILGMIAAAVVVTTPTKIVSGYLGGRIYDLDDRRSLRVGFGMATRGEFSLIIASLALSGAGTGIAAETAQTIYAFTVGYVLVMSILGTSLMQYSDRLEPVALSLLERGRSGIPRPTEE encoded by the coding sequence GTGGCGACTGAGACGGCCCTCGTCGACGTCGGTATCCTCTTTGCCGCGGTCGCTCTCGCCGGCGTCTGCTCGAGTCGGATCGATCAGTCGGTGATCCCGTTCTACATCATCACCGGCGTCCTGTTGGGATCGAACGTGCTGGGCGAACTGCCCGCGCTCGCGGGTAGCGAAGTCGGAATCGGCGCGGTCACCGTCACCGTTCCCGACGTGACGATCGGCGGCGTCGACGTGCTGGCGGCGCTCGGCGGGTTCGCGCTCGGCGAGACCGACTTCATCGTCGTCAGCGCGGAGATCGGGATCGTCCTCCTGTTGTTCTTCCTGGGCCTCGAGTTCAACCTGGATCGGCTGCTCGCGAGCAAGGACCGGATCGGGAAGGCGGGGAGCGTCGACCTCGCGATCAACTTCGGTATCGGACTGCTCTTCGGCTATCTCGTCTTCGGGGGTCTCCTCGCGGCCTTTCTCACCGCGGGCATCGTCTACATCTCCTCGAGCGCGATCATCACGAAGTCGCTGATCGATCTGGGCTGGATCGCCAACAACGAGTCCGAGCCGATGCTGGGGACGCTCGTCTACGAGGATCTCTTCATCGCCGTCTACCTGGCGATCGCGTCCGCGCTCATCCTCGGCGGCGGCGATATCGGTGAGGCGGCGGGCCAGATCGGCGTCGCGGTCGGCGTCATCCTCGCCCTGCTCGCGCTCGTCACCTTCGGGACCGACTTCTTCCAGCGCTTTCTCGACGTCGACACGAACGAGTTCATGGTCGTCCGCGCGCTCGGCGTCACGATCCTCGTCGCCGGCGCGGCGCTCGCGCTGGGGGTCAGCGAGGCCGTCGCCGCGTTCTTCGTCGGGATGGCGTTCGCGTCGACCGACCACGCCCACGATCTCGAGCGGCTACTCGAGCCGCTCCGGGACGCGTTCGCGGCGATCTTCTTCTTCTGGATCGGACTCGTCACCGATCCGGGTCTGTTCACTCTCTCGATCCTCGGAATGATCGCCGCCGCCGTCGTCGTGACGACGCCGACGAAGATCGTCAGCGGCTACCTCGGCGGGCGGATCTACGACCTCGACGATCGCCGATCGCTCCGCGTCGGATTCGGCATGGCCACGCGCGGCGAGTTCTCGCTGATCATCGCGAGCCTCGCGCTCTCCGGGGCCGGCACCGGCATCGCCGCGGAGACGGCACAGACGATCTACGCCTTTACGGTCGGCTACGTCCTCGTTATGAGCATCCTCGGGACGTCGCTCATGCAGTACTCCGACCGGCTCGAGCCCGTCGCCCTCTCGCTGCTCGAGCGGGGACGCAGCGGTATCCCGCGGCCGACCGAGGAGTGA
- a CDS encoding HAD family hydrolase, translated as MPRAVVFDLDYTLAVPQRDRTTILEEATAATGAPSLTRESYLEAHRRNLTSETREPIFADLLADSESDTDPAAVATAYRETIAEALEPLPGVEAMLADLRGEYRVGLLTNGPVRAQRDKLETLGWEDAFDAALVTGELEAGKPDPRAFEAITGELGVDPADAVYVGDEVEADIRGATEAGMRAIQVLLADGPDPDPRAVAHVEQADVATAVPDVLADLE; from the coding sequence ATGCCACGAGCGGTCGTCTTCGATCTCGATTACACGCTCGCCGTTCCCCAACGGGATCGAACGACCATCCTCGAGGAGGCCACGGCCGCGACGGGCGCGCCCTCGCTCACCCGCGAGTCGTACCTCGAGGCTCACCGACGGAACCTCACCAGCGAGACGCGCGAGCCGATCTTCGCCGACCTGCTCGCGGACAGTGAGAGCGACACCGATCCGGCCGCCGTTGCGACGGCCTATCGCGAGACGATCGCTGAGGCCCTCGAGCCGCTGCCGGGCGTCGAAGCCATGCTCGCGGACCTCCGGGGCGAGTATCGGGTCGGCCTGCTCACGAACGGTCCCGTCCGCGCCCAGCGTGACAAACTCGAGACGCTGGGCTGGGAGGACGCCTTCGACGCCGCGCTCGTGACGGGCGAACTCGAGGCGGGAAAGCCGGATCCGCGCGCGTTCGAGGCGATCACCGGCGAACTGGGCGTCGACCCCGCTGACGCGGTCTACGTCGGCGACGAGGTCGAGGCCGATATTCGGGGCGCGACCGAGGCGGGGATGCGAGCGATTCAGGTGCTGCTCGCGGACGGTCCCGACCCCGATCCGCGGGCGGTCGCCCACGTCGAGCAGGCCGACGTCGCGACCGCGGTGCCGGACGTTCTCGCTGACCTCGAGTGA
- a CDS encoding bile acid:sodium symporter family protein yields the protein MGRIRNFVRSQRSLVVVLAATLAGVTYPAFAAPLQPIVPVLVAGLIFTAFYGFSFGDVSARAFSIPVLVSLVCLYLLVPIALYPIAALVLSGDVLLGVLIVLSAPLAAGSSIIWTRLSGGNTLLATVIVLGSMVLAPLAMPTTIAIFADSPVELSASEMVVELGAIVLSAGVLAALVPNGTVSEGQLDGFSVATLGIVIYVGVGDSALTVGLVQLALVAGIAVAALCLSAGLAFALYTRGLGSDDCISVLFASSMKNLSVSVMVGAVFGGGAIIASITAFHVVQQLVSSSLVRRLGSTAPATTAAQSSDLEPVASEQLGD from the coding sequence ATGGGCCGCATCCGAAATTTCGTTCGATCACAGCGTTCGCTTGTCGTCGTCCTGGCCGCCACGCTCGCCGGCGTCACGTATCCCGCGTTCGCCGCCCCGTTGCAGCCGATAGTTCCGGTCCTCGTCGCCGGACTGATCTTCACCGCGTTTTACGGGTTCAGTTTCGGCGACGTCTCGGCGCGGGCGTTCTCGATTCCGGTTCTCGTCTCGCTCGTCTGTCTCTACCTGCTCGTGCCGATCGCGCTGTACCCGATCGCCGCGCTGGTTCTCTCCGGGGACGTCTTGCTCGGCGTCCTCATCGTCCTGTCGGCTCCGCTGGCCGCCGGCAGCTCGATCATCTGGACGCGCTTGAGCGGCGGAAACACGCTCCTGGCGACTGTCATCGTGCTCGGTTCGATGGTCCTCGCTCCCCTCGCGATGCCGACCACGATCGCGATCTTCGCCGACTCGCCGGTCGAGCTCTCCGCGTCCGAGATGGTCGTCGAACTCGGTGCTATCGTCTTGAGTGCGGGCGTCCTCGCGGCTCTCGTTCCGAACGGGACCGTTTCCGAGGGCCAACTGGACGGGTTCTCGGTCGCGACGCTCGGCATCGTGATCTACGTCGGCGTCGGAGATTCCGCCCTCACCGTCGGCCTCGTTCAACTCGCGCTCGTCGCCGGTATCGCGGTCGCGGCGCTGTGTCTCAGCGCGGGGCTCGCGTTCGCGTTGTACACGCGCGGGCTGGGAAGCGACGATTGCATCTCCGTGCTCTTCGCCAGTTCGATGAAAAACCTGAGCGTGTCGGTGATGGTCGGCGCGGTGTTCGGCGGCGGAGCGATCATCGCCAGCATAACCGCGTTTCACGTCGTCCAACAGCTCGTGAGTAGCTCGCTCGTTCGACGCCTCGGATCCACCGCTCCCGCCACCACCGCCGCGCAGTCGTCGGACCTCGAGCCCGTCGCTTCGGAACAGCTCGGCGACTGA
- a CDS encoding DUF2240 family protein: MSLRVAVAAPFIQNGTRRLKENEFVVALSLDRDWFSPDQAKRLIDVATGEGLLERGDDGLAVTFDPAAVTVPEDFTPDEDLLRERSAFERVLDSLVAEGMEKHEAVGAINTLQQELGLTIEAAAVVYARREGIDVDDLAPVARAAVLDTEDG; the protein is encoded by the coding sequence ATGAGCCTCCGCGTCGCGGTCGCCGCCCCGTTCATCCAGAACGGGACGCGCCGCCTCAAGGAAAACGAGTTCGTCGTCGCCCTCTCGCTCGATCGGGACTGGTTCTCCCCCGATCAGGCCAAGCGGCTGATCGACGTCGCCACGGGCGAGGGACTCCTCGAGCGCGGCGACGACGGGCTCGCGGTCACGTTCGACCCCGCAGCGGTGACGGTGCCGGAGGACTTCACCCCCGACGAGGACCTCCTGCGGGAGCGCTCGGCGTTCGAACGCGTCCTCGATTCGCTGGTCGCCGAAGGGATGGAGAAACACGAGGCCGTCGGTGCGATCAACACCCTCCAGCAGGAACTCGGGCTGACCATCGAGGCCGCCGCAGTAGTCTACGCCCGCCGCGAGGGGATCGACGTCGACGACCTCGCGCCGGTCGCCCGGGCGGCCGTCCTCGACACCGAAGACGGTTAG
- a CDS encoding ribonuclease H, producing MAAHGRSALRDLFDESPTPHIAHPPRTHHRDFYVATDGSFRGSGGGLGAVIETRDGTRVARVATADTPPDNNVAEYRALHLGLDVLAARAPRDANVGVLIDHDALASNVNSAILATQHPDGKSPRPVSVPTATEYHWRGIRARLSGFDEVRAARIDSDQNPAHPLANAPDQYRHVNREPDRCVLPETPDPSAGEFPPPSRADRNGGGGGRASD from the coding sequence ATGGCCGCTCACGGCCGGTCCGCACTGCGGGATCTGTTCGACGAGTCGCCCACGCCGCACATCGCCCATCCTCCTCGCACCCATCACCGTGACTTCTACGTCGCGACCGACGGGTCCTTCCGGGGATCGGGCGGTGGGCTGGGGGCCGTTATCGAAACGCGCGACGGCACCCGCGTCGCACGCGTCGCGACCGCGGACACGCCGCCGGACAACAACGTCGCGGAGTATCGAGCGCTCCACCTCGGACTCGACGTCCTCGCCGCGCGAGCGCCGCGAGACGCCAACGTCGGCGTCCTCATCGACCACGACGCGCTCGCCAGCAACGTAAACAGCGCCATCCTCGCGACGCAGCATCCGGACGGGAAATCGCCGCGTCCCGTCTCCGTCCCGACCGCGACGGAGTACCACTGGCGCGGGATTCGGGCCCGACTCAGCGGGTTCGACGAGGTGCGGGCCGCCCGGATCGACAGCGATCAGAACCCCGCTCACCCGCTCGCCAACGCACCGGATCAGTACCGTCACGTCAACCGCGAACCCGACCGCTGCGTCCTCCCCGAGACGCCGGACCCGAGCGCCGGCGAGTTCCCGCCGCCGTCTCGAGCCGATCGCAACGGCGGTGGCGGCGGTCGCGCCTCCGACTGA
- a CDS encoding ABC transporter substrate-binding protein, which yields MQGADTTRLDRRTLLKITGAAGTTGLAAMGGCLSDPGSDDETNEITITLSQFPDTIDPLDHITGDYFDVYDHIYEPLFDFEPGEGIFSRVVEDWEAQGDGSTELSLRDGVVFHNGDDLTAEDVAWTINRTVDPEMGVPSPIGTYGLGSIEGASAIDDTTVSVEYSAAPGLAEFEFGNYARAIDKEWAIENHDAENDAISGSDPEDFNGTGPYEVVDFTSGEEIVLERFDDYWGDEPPFERVTFNADGESSGRVNSLETGETDLTINILPEDVDTVRSADGVEIRQVTSFRNIFCPMKNTVEPFDSQEFRQAMNYAVDNQEIVDTILSGFGEPRGQPVAPGINGFNDDIEPYEQDIGMAESLVEESGYGGVEIELTAPQGRYLNDADVGETVADQIDQLENVSCESNIVDFGVVSDANQAGVDPDGFEIPFYMIGWGTITGDTDYGVQGFFTIPDNPNRTFDDEELSDAILESQQIEDPDERRQQLEEVNQMAHEKAPFVFLHTQESIYGVREDIEWEPREDETVYIWGMET from the coding sequence ATGCAGGGTGCTGACACGACACGACTCGACCGACGAACCCTCTTGAAGATCACGGGTGCCGCGGGGACGACGGGTCTGGCAGCGATGGGTGGCTGCCTCAGCGATCCGGGTAGCGACGACGAAACCAACGAGATCACGATCACGCTCTCGCAGTTCCCGGACACCATCGACCCGCTCGATCACATCACCGGGGACTACTTCGACGTGTACGATCACATCTACGAGCCGCTGTTCGACTTCGAACCCGGTGAGGGAATCTTCTCTCGCGTCGTCGAAGACTGGGAAGCCCAGGGCGACGGCTCGACCGAGCTCTCCCTCCGGGACGGCGTCGTCTTCCACAACGGCGACGATCTGACCGCGGAGGACGTCGCCTGGACGATCAATCGAACCGTCGATCCGGAGATGGGCGTTCCGAGCCCGATCGGAACCTACGGGCTGGGTTCGATCGAGGGTGCGAGCGCGATCGACGACACGACCGTCTCGGTCGAGTACTCCGCCGCACCCGGGCTCGCGGAGTTCGAGTTCGGGAACTACGCCAGAGCGATCGACAAGGAGTGGGCGATCGAGAACCACGACGCCGAAAACGACGCGATCTCCGGCTCCGATCCCGAGGACTTCAACGGGACGGGACCGTACGAGGTCGTCGACTTCACGTCCGGCGAGGAGATCGTCCTCGAGCGGTTCGACGACTACTGGGGCGACGAGCCACCGTTCGAGCGCGTGACGTTCAACGCGGACGGCGAATCCAGCGGCCGAGTGAACTCGCTCGAGACGGGAGAGACCGATCTCACGATCAACATCCTCCCGGAGGACGTCGATACGGTCCGGAGCGCCGACGGCGTCGAGATCAGACAGGTGACGAGCTTCCGGAACATCTTCTGTCCGATGAAGAACACGGTCGAGCCGTTCGACAGTCAGGAGTTCCGGCAGGCGATGAACTACGCCGTCGACAATCAGGAGATCGTCGACACGATCCTCAGCGGGTTCGGCGAACCGCGAGGCCAGCCCGTCGCGCCGGGGATCAACGGGTTCAACGACGACATCGAACCGTACGAACAGGACATCGGGATGGCCGAGAGCCTCGTCGAGGAGAGCGGCTACGGCGGCGTGGAGATCGAACTGACCGCGCCACAGGGGCGATACCTCAACGACGCCGACGTCGGCGAGACCGTCGCCGACCAGATCGATCAGCTCGAGAACGTCAGTTGCGAGTCGAACATCGTCGACTTCGGGGTCGTCTCGGACGCGAATCAGGCGGGGGTCGATCCCGACGGGTTCGAGATCCCGTTCTACATGATCGGGTGGGGGACCATCACCGGCGACACCGACTACGGTGTCCAGGGCTTCTTTACGATCCCGGATAACCCGAACCGGACGTTCGACGACGAAGAGCTCAGCGATGCGATCCTCGAGAGTCAGCAGATCGAGGACCCGGACGAGCGCCGACAGCAACTCGAGGAGGTCAATCAGATGGCTCACGAGAAGGCACCGTTCGTCTTCCTCCACACGCAGGAGAGCATCTACGGCGTCAGGGAGGACATCGAGTGGGAGCCGCGCGAGGACGAGACCGTCTACATCTGGGGCATGGAGACGTAA